The Actinocatenispora sera genome has a window encoding:
- a CDS encoding NAD(P)-binding domain-containing protein — protein MGFIGSGNIGRTLARLAVGAGHRVVLSNSRGPETLADTVEELGPRASAATSEEAAAAGDLVVVAVPLNAFPHLPAVPLAGKTVIDTCNYGPERDGHIPELDDNSRTSSELLSRYVPDALIVKAFNNIFFRHLLALPRPAGAADRSFLPIAGDSAPAKAAVTAFIDSIGYGVVDAGSLADSWRQETGTPVWGTPYGPYSNENGQPAGEGAIRAALATATR, from the coding sequence GTGGGATTCATCGGAAGCGGAAACATCGGCAGGACCCTTGCCCGCCTCGCGGTCGGGGCCGGGCACCGGGTGGTGCTCAGCAACTCGCGTGGCCCGGAGACACTCGCGGACACGGTCGAGGAGCTGGGGCCGCGGGCGTCCGCGGCGACGAGCGAGGAGGCCGCGGCGGCCGGTGACCTCGTCGTGGTCGCGGTACCGCTCAACGCCTTTCCCCACCTGCCCGCCGTGCCGCTGGCCGGAAAGACCGTCATCGACACCTGCAACTACGGCCCCGAGCGTGACGGGCACATCCCCGAACTCGACGACAACTCCCGCACGTCGAGCGAGCTGCTCTCGCGGTACGTCCCGGACGCCCTGATCGTCAAGGCGTTCAACAACATCTTCTTCCGGCACCTGCTGGCACTCCCCCGCCCGGCCGGGGCCGCCGACCGCTCGTTTCTGCCGATCGCCGGTGACTCCGCGCCGGCGAAGGCAGCGGTGACCGCATTCATCGACTCCATCGGGTACGGCGTGGTGGACGCGGGATCGCTGGCCGACAGCTGGCGGCAGGAGACGGGCACGCCCGTGTGGGGAACGCCGTACGGCCCTTACTCGAACGAGAACGGCCAACCGGCCGGCGAGGGCGCCATCCGCGCGGCGCTGGCCACCGCCACCCGCTAG
- a CDS encoding SDR family oxidoreductase: MRVFVAGGTGHSGSYIIPELIAAGHEVTGLARSDASAAALSALGAKVHRGDLQDLDGLKQAAADSDGVVHVGHRQDLLPSGGMDAVAAAELPIMHAYGAALAGTGKPLVAAGSIGSPGNLGRPVTEDDPALPAGEEHRGTLRARNVVESAVVDLAGQGVRSSVVRLANIAHGTSDRAGFLPMLIALAKDKGFVGYPGDGANLWNAVHVHDAAILFRLALEKGPAGRYWHAVEDGGIRFRDIAEAIASRLGLPAVSVPNDELMTPGYFGFLTNIVTQSYPASNLLTRRILGWEPAQPGLLADLDNGNYFPAG; the protein is encoded by the coding sequence ATGCGCGTATTCGTCGCTGGGGGGACCGGCCATTCCGGTTCGTACATCATCCCCGAACTCATCGCCGCCGGGCACGAGGTCACCGGTCTGGCCCGGTCGGACGCGTCCGCGGCGGCCCTGTCCGCCCTCGGCGCGAAGGTGCACCGCGGCGACCTTCAGGATCTCGACGGGCTCAAGCAGGCAGCCGCGGACTCCGACGGCGTCGTCCACGTCGGCCACCGGCAGGACCTGCTGCCCTCCGGCGGGATGGACGCCGTGGCCGCCGCAGAGCTCCCGATCATGCACGCGTACGGTGCGGCGCTCGCGGGAACCGGGAAGCCACTGGTCGCGGCGGGAAGCATCGGCTCGCCCGGGAACCTGGGGCGGCCGGTCACCGAGGACGACCCGGCTCTGCCCGCCGGCGAGGAGCACCGGGGCACCCTGCGGGCCCGCAACGTCGTGGAGAGCGCCGTCGTCGACCTCGCCGGGCAGGGGGTGCGGTCCTCGGTCGTACGGCTCGCCAACATCGCGCACGGCACGAGCGATCGCGCCGGCTTCCTGCCCATGCTGATCGCGCTCGCGAAGGACAAGGGGTTCGTCGGCTATCCCGGCGACGGCGCGAACCTGTGGAACGCCGTGCACGTCCACGATGCCGCCATCCTGTTCCGGCTGGCCCTCGAGAAGGGGCCGGCCGGCAGGTACTGGCACGCGGTCGAGGACGGGGGCATCAGGTTCCGCGACATCGCCGAGGCCATCGCGAGCCGCCTGGGCCTGCCCGCCGTGAGCGTCCCCAACGATGAGCTGATGACGCCCGGGTACTTCGGGTTCCTCACGAACATCGTGACGCAGAGCTACCCTGCGTCCAACCTCCTCACCCGCCGGATCCTCGGCTGGGAACCCGCCCAGCCCGGCCTGCTCGCCGATCTGGACAACGGAAACTACTTCCCCGCCGGCTGA
- a CDS encoding NADPH-dependent F420 reductase, with product MTAISIIGLGNMARALAGRALAGGHAVEIIGRDQVKAKELAATLGGASVGTPGAAPTGDIVILAMPYAVAAAVVRQYGNALSGKVIVDITNPVTPDLQGFVVPDNSSGAQELAKAAPGDAPVVKAFNTVFSHILAAGPAEDRPLDIFIAGDDEQAKARLSAFVESLGLRPWDIGELFMARALENVGLLELGLMTHSVKHTNFSLGLTVLD from the coding sequence ATGACCGCCATCAGTATCATCGGACTGGGAAACATGGCTCGCGCCCTGGCCGGCCGGGCACTCGCCGGCGGGCACGCCGTCGAGATCATCGGCCGCGACCAGGTCAAGGCCAAGGAACTGGCCGCCACGCTCGGCGGCGCCTCGGTCGGCACTCCCGGCGCCGCCCCGACGGGGGACATCGTCATTCTCGCGATGCCGTACGCCGTAGCGGCGGCGGTGGTGCGGCAGTACGGGAACGCGCTGAGCGGCAAGGTCATCGTCGACATCACCAACCCCGTAACCCCCGATCTGCAGGGCTTCGTGGTGCCCGACAACAGTTCCGGCGCTCAGGAACTCGCCAAGGCGGCTCCCGGCGACGCACCCGTCGTCAAGGCGTTCAACACCGTGTTCTCCCACATCCTGGCGGCCGGCCCGGCCGAGGACCGCCCGCTGGACATCTTCATCGCCGGCGACGACGAGCAGGCCAAAGCACGCCTGTCCGCGTTCGTCGAAAGCCTGGGGCTACGCCCCTGGGACATCGGAGAGCTGTTCATGGCGCGGGCACTGGAAAACGTCGGTCTGCTGGAGTTGGGGCTGATGACCCACTCCGTCAAGCACACCAATTTCTCGCTCGGTCTCACCGTTCTCGACTGA
- a CDS encoding LysR family transcriptional regulator has translation MDLDLRKLRYFVTVADRLHFGRAAEELHIAQPVLSRQIRALEHDLGVSLFSRDRRGVELTAAGRQLLADAGPLLASTHAVRRRVSAAETGTRRLMVGFRAGIPVIPATRAFEKQHPDVLVDVRRIEGDDQAAMLLDGRIDIGYVRLPIDEAGLRIIPLYAEPRMAVLPAGHRFAGKDEITEADLAGESLIWHGDQGTQPTKLPFRNAGYPVRGVDETLEHVAAGRGISFLARSASVFYSHPDVVYVPVPELAPDQVCLAVTASQASPVVRDFVAAARSVAGITSECGNYEMWQLGGEAAATPE, from the coding sequence GTGGATCTGGATCTGCGCAAGCTGCGCTACTTCGTGACCGTGGCCGACCGGCTGCACTTCGGCCGCGCCGCCGAAGAGCTGCACATCGCCCAACCGGTGCTGAGTCGACAGATCCGCGCGCTCGAGCACGATCTCGGGGTCTCGCTGTTCAGCAGGGACCGCCGCGGGGTCGAGCTGACAGCTGCGGGAAGGCAACTGCTGGCCGACGCCGGTCCGCTGCTCGCGTCCACCCACGCGGTCCGCCGCCGGGTTTCCGCGGCCGAGACCGGCACGCGACGGCTGATGGTCGGTTTCCGGGCCGGTATTCCGGTCATTCCGGCGACCCGTGCCTTCGAGAAGCAGCACCCGGACGTGCTCGTGGACGTGCGGCGGATCGAAGGCGACGACCAGGCGGCGATGCTGCTCGACGGCCGCATCGACATCGGCTACGTGCGGCTGCCCATCGACGAGGCCGGCCTGCGCATCATCCCGCTGTACGCCGAGCCGCGGATGGCAGTGCTGCCCGCTGGGCACCGGTTCGCCGGCAAGGACGAGATCACCGAGGCCGACCTGGCCGGCGAATCGCTGATCTGGCACGGAGACCAGGGCACGCAGCCCACCAAGCTGCCGTTCCGCAACGCCGGGTACCCGGTGCGCGGGGTGGACGAGACGCTCGAGCATGTCGCGGCCGGGCGGGGCATCTCCTTCCTGGCTCGCTCGGCGTCGGTGTTCTACTCGCATCCCGACGTCGTCTACGTGCCCGTTCCGGAACTGGCACCCGACCAGGTGTGCCTCGCGGTGACGGCATCGCAGGCCTCGCCGGTGGTGCGTGACTTCGTCGCTGCGGCCCGGTCGGTGGCCGGGATCACGTCGGAGTGCGGGAACTACGAGATGTGGCAGCTCGGCGGCGAGGCCGCCGCTACGCCTGAGTAG
- a CDS encoding TetR/AcrR family transcriptional regulator, with product MTELEKGPTGRRRGRGARERILSASQQLFRQQGINRTGMDQLCAAAQVSKRTAYQHFTGKDELVAEYLRRFDPSVLSSVFDRTDLTPRERLLAAFDVPPNAPLCPFIAAAVELHDPEHPGSRYAREYKMAVAARLTDTAREAGATDPERLGEQLALLIDGAAARTRVLNADAFPEAAAIAAVLIDNAIPATVGVDRPREAVSS from the coding sequence ATGACGGAGTTGGAGAAGGGCCCCACGGGCCGTCGCCGCGGGCGGGGCGCCCGCGAGCGCATCCTCAGCGCGTCCCAGCAGCTGTTTCGCCAGCAGGGCATCAACCGCACCGGCATGGACCAGCTGTGCGCCGCGGCCCAGGTGTCCAAGCGCACGGCCTACCAGCACTTCACCGGCAAGGACGAGCTCGTCGCCGAGTACCTGCGCCGGTTCGACCCCTCGGTGCTGTCCAGCGTGTTCGACCGCACCGACCTCACGCCGCGGGAACGGCTGCTCGCCGCCTTCGACGTGCCGCCCAACGCCCCGCTGTGCCCGTTCATCGCCGCCGCCGTCGAGCTACACGACCCCGAGCACCCCGGGTCCCGGTACGCACGCGAGTACAAGATGGCCGTCGCCGCGCGGCTCACCGACACCGCCCGCGAGGCCGGCGCCACCGACCCCGAACGGCTCGGCGAGCAGCTCGCGCTGCTCATCGACGGCGCCGCGGCCCGTACCCGGGTGCTCAACGCCGACGCCTTCCCCGAGGCAGCCGCCATCGCCGCGGTCCTCATCGACAACGCCATCCCCGCCACGGTCGGCGTCGACCGTCCACGGGAGGCAGTGTCCAGCTGA
- a CDS encoding SDR family NAD(P)-dependent oxidoreductase, with the protein MGKLDGKVAVITGGTTGLALAGAKLFVDEGAYVFLTGRRQEALDVAVKEIGRNVTGIQGDAANLADLDRLYETVRREKGSIDVLWASAGGGEPAPLGEITEAQFDTWFGLNARGTLFTVQKALPLFNDGGSIFMTGSNASLSAFPGWSVYAGSKAVQQAWARVWLNELKDRRIRVNVLTPGQVATAKQEELFDEATKRQFESLIPRGQMGSPDEIAAVALFLASDDSSYVNGVELVADGGTIAV; encoded by the coding sequence ATGGGAAAGCTCGACGGCAAGGTTGCGGTCATCACCGGCGGCACGACCGGCCTGGCCCTGGCCGGCGCGAAGCTGTTCGTCGACGAGGGCGCGTACGTGTTCCTCACCGGCCGCCGCCAGGAGGCCCTGGATGTGGCGGTGAAGGAGATCGGCCGCAACGTCACCGGAATCCAGGGCGACGCCGCCAACCTGGCCGACCTGGACCGCCTGTACGAGACCGTCAGGCGGGAGAAGGGCAGCATCGACGTGCTGTGGGCCAGCGCCGGTGGCGGCGAACCGGCCCCGCTCGGCGAGATCACCGAGGCCCAGTTCGACACCTGGTTCGGGCTCAACGCCCGCGGCACGCTGTTCACCGTCCAGAAGGCGCTGCCGCTGTTCAACGACGGCGGCTCGATCTTCATGACCGGCTCCAACGCCTCGCTCAGCGCCTTCCCCGGCTGGAGCGTCTACGCCGGCAGCAAGGCCGTCCAACAGGCGTGGGCCCGCGTCTGGCTCAACGAGCTCAAGGACCGCCGCATCCGCGTCAACGTCCTGACCCCCGGCCAGGTCGCCACCGCCAAGCAGGAAGAGCTCTTCGACGAGGCCACCAAGCGCCAGTTCGAGTCCCTGATCCCCCGCGGGCAGATGGGCAGCCCGGACGAGATCGCCGCCGTCGCGCTCTTCCTCGCCTCCGACGACTCCAGCTACGTCAACGGCGTGGAGCTGGTCGCCGACGGCGGCACCATCGCCGTCTGA
- a CDS encoding NADPH-dependent F420 reductase, whose amino-acid sequence MSAISIIGTGNMARTIGARAVAGGNTVEIMGRDRAKAADVAQALGGGTTTGEWGTAPAGDIVIMALLYDGVVPVVARYGDALAGKVVIDISNPFNATFDGLDHREETSIAQRAATVAPQSTSLVKAFNTVFRQVLEKGRPDIFLAGDDAQAKKDVAVFVESLGLRPLDVGGLKMAHWLEGAGVVTVGLANHGVGNLDFSLSITELPASATT is encoded by the coding sequence ATGAGCGCCATCAGCATCATCGGTACCGGGAACATGGCCCGCACCATCGGCGCGCGGGCGGTGGCCGGCGGCAACACCGTCGAGATCATGGGCCGCGATCGGGCCAAGGCCGCGGACGTGGCCCAGGCTCTCGGCGGCGGCACCACGACGGGAGAGTGGGGCACCGCCCCGGCCGGGGACATCGTCATCATGGCCCTGCTGTACGACGGGGTCGTGCCGGTCGTCGCCCGCTACGGGGACGCTCTCGCGGGCAAGGTCGTCATCGACATCAGCAACCCCTTCAACGCCACGTTCGACGGGCTGGACCACCGCGAGGAGACCTCGATCGCGCAGCGGGCCGCCACGGTGGCCCCGCAAAGCACCAGCCTGGTGAAGGCGTTCAACACCGTCTTTCGTCAGGTCCTGGAGAAGGGCCGGCCCGACATCTTCCTCGCCGGCGACGATGCGCAGGCCAAGAAGGACGTGGCGGTGTTCGTCGAGAGCCTCGGGCTGCGCCCGCTGGACGTCGGCGGCCTGAAGATGGCGCACTGGCTCGAAGGAGCGGGCGTGGTCACGGTCGGCCTCGCCAACCACGGGGTGGGGAACCTGGACTTCTCCCTGAGCATCACCGAGCTTCCCGCCTCGGCCACCACCTGA
- a CDS encoding zinc-binding dehydrogenase — translation MPIGVTRATARSAELLAAGAAVVIATDRENVADAAHRRTGGTGVDVVLDLVRGPGQQDLLAATRPGGTLVAAGFLDPRPTPDPGDAPVTVVDYRAFDHLVDPSVVRRAAAFLDAGVRLGALQPAIDQVFALDDVVAAHRRFDHGLHGGKKIVVTL, via the coding sequence GTGCCCATCGGCGTGACCCGGGCGACCGCGAGATCGGCGGAACTGCTCGCCGCCGGGGCCGCCGTGGTGATCGCCACCGATCGCGAGAACGTCGCCGACGCCGCCCACCGCCGTACCGGCGGAACCGGCGTGGACGTCGTCCTGGATCTCGTCCGCGGGCCCGGCCAGCAGGACCTGCTGGCGGCGACCCGCCCCGGCGGGACGCTGGTCGCGGCGGGGTTCCTCGATCCGCGGCCCACCCCCGACCCTGGCGACGCGCCGGTCACCGTCGTCGACTACCGGGCCTTCGACCACCTCGTCGATCCCTCGGTGGTCCGGCGTGCGGCGGCGTTCCTGGACGCCGGGGTGCGCCTGGGTGCGCTACAGCCCGCCATCGACCAGGTGTTCGCGCTCGACGACGTCGTCGCGGCGCATCGCCGCTTCGACCATGGATTGCACGGCGGCAAGAAGATCGTCGTCACGCTGTAG
- a CDS encoding alcohol dehydrogenase catalytic domain-containing protein — translation MPRVVVFDEFGGPEVLRIVDEPVPEPGAGAGEVRVRIEAFAVNPIDAMMRAGASPAPVPLPHARLGIEATGVIDAVGAQVRGLRPGEPVVVTAIPDSVVRGSYAEQITIPASAVVHRPAGLDVPQAAAFWVAYFTAYHALVETARMRPADRVLISGASGGVGRAAMQIAH, via the coding sequence ATGCCACGAGTCGTCGTCTTCGACGAGTTCGGTGGGCCGGAGGTGTTGCGCATCGTCGACGAGCCCGTGCCCGAGCCCGGGGCCGGGGCCGGCGAGGTACGGGTGCGCATCGAGGCGTTCGCCGTCAATCCGATCGATGCGATGATGCGCGCCGGCGCCTCGCCGGCGCCCGTACCGCTGCCGCACGCCCGCCTCGGGATCGAAGCCACCGGTGTCATCGACGCGGTCGGCGCCCAGGTCCGCGGGCTGCGGCCGGGGGAACCGGTCGTCGTCACGGCCATCCCGGACTCGGTCGTCCGGGGCAGTTACGCCGAGCAGATCACGATCCCGGCGAGCGCGGTCGTCCACCGGCCGGCCGGACTCGACGTCCCGCAGGCGGCGGCGTTCTGGGTCGCCTACTTCACCGCCTACCACGCGCTGGTCGAGACGGCGCGGATGCGCCCCGCCGATCGGGTCCTCATCTCGGGCGCCTCGGGTGGCGTGGGGCGCGCGGCGATGCAGATCGCGCACTAG
- a CDS encoding winged helix-turn-helix transcriptional regulator: protein MQNTAGPAFLADCPTRLSTEILADKWSALVLFGLSQRPRRHGELIEAIGGISRKVLTQTLRRLQQYGLIERHAETARPVEYRLTDLGQTLIEPIEVLTSWARDHGAAIADFQEAAEA from the coding sequence ATGCAGAACACGGCAGGGCCGGCCTTCCTCGCCGACTGCCCGACCCGTCTCTCGACCGAGATCCTCGCCGACAAGTGGTCCGCACTGGTGCTGTTCGGGCTCAGCCAGCGCCCGCGCCGGCACGGCGAACTGATCGAGGCGATCGGCGGCATCTCCCGCAAGGTGCTGACCCAGACGCTGCGCCGGCTCCAGCAGTACGGCCTGATCGAACGCCACGCCGAAACGGCGCGGCCGGTCGAGTACCGCCTCACCGACCTCGGTCAGACCCTCATCGAGCCCATCGAGGTCCTGACCAGCTGGGCCAGGGACCACGGCGCGGCGATCGCCGACTTCCAGGAGGCGGCCGAAGCCTGA
- a CDS encoding beta-galactosidase, with amino-acid sequence MIGLALVVTMLAASFDSTAGAAPAPAGRAGTATAHTVTFDKYSLLLDGKRTYVWSGEFHYFRLPSPDLWRDVLQKIKAEGYNAVSLYFDWAYHSPAPGQYDFGGVRDVDELLDIAQQTGLYVIARPGPYINGETNGGGFPGWLTTQAGRARSDAPDYLAAADEWLHHIDAILARHQYTNGTGPVILYQIENELASTGTAQKNYLQHLYEMARQDGITVPIFHNDKGRNGVWVPTGSDVPGTVEGPTDLYAFDGYGGGSCHSNNTPGSPTVAPDWGIWGAGGAKGGSTASPNTPGFVAERGGGWFDYWGGPGSYECMSKQEGSGYERVTYGTDIANRLSIHNVYMTYGGTSWGWLPAPVVYSSYDYGAAISEARQIRPKATTMKQLGLFLQSVEPVTKVDKGDPITPSSSEIKVYHDVNPDTGTHFYVAMHDPSNATTDTAFSFPVDTADGSYTVPQQGRLRIDGQDAKILTANYDLDSAAGTASPHLVYSTSQIMTHLDTGKGQLALLYAPHGEDGETVLRYDSEPTVQVLSGSVASSYDATSGDLRLDYVHDGLARVRISGGGRDPLTLLLADTDTAGTFWQQDTAAGPVLERGPELVRTAASHGASLHLTGDTTDPAPLEVWGPAKIRSIVWNGDDVATKAQPDGSLLATSKLPGAQAVTLPDLGTATWQTAAGSPESTPAFDDSGWQHADRTTTNSTTKPPAGQPVLTADDYGFHQGDVWYRGRYTGGSDASTIALRYGGGGAGMLQAWLDGVYLGQDVLKTGASSPPTTGTATFTVPERLRTNGSHVLSVMVRNDGHNEDGGVNDAHKEGRGLIAATMTDSAGSPAQPAISWRIQGNLGGENIVDTARGVMNASGLYGERHGWQLPGYPDGSWANTTLPQAGAAPGTTWYRTRVSLNVPADDDASIGLTIGDPDTARSDANYRALIYVNGWNVGQYIADVGPQHTFPVPDGILNPRGDNTIALAVTSDGGPGNGPEKVALTDLGTVRGGVTVHQNHAPNWSASVYGRPTLPSRASVTPLTSTDIPDQPKPGDSFTVGGVLRNDAGGTLTAIDARLDVPTGWSATAVRQAPAMLAPGATVPLSWRVTVGSDAPAGAYSLAAIVGYRQDGATARAGSTYPVTIRPAGLVYVSDLPFVSATNGYGPVERDTNVGGSGAGDGSPITIRGTTYAKGVGTNAVSTVVLDLAGKCTSFSSYAGVDDSAGGKGSVTFTVLADGRTVASTGVLTGTTAAQHLTADVTGVHELVLQVGDAGDGIGHDNADWADAQLTCTG; translated from the coding sequence GTGATCGGCCTCGCCCTCGTGGTGACGATGCTCGCGGCGAGCTTCGACTCCACGGCCGGCGCCGCCCCGGCTCCCGCCGGCCGGGCAGGCACCGCGACGGCGCACACGGTCACGTTCGACAAGTACTCGTTGCTGCTCGACGGCAAGCGGACCTACGTCTGGTCCGGCGAGTTCCACTACTTCCGGCTGCCCAGCCCGGATCTGTGGCGCGACGTGTTGCAGAAGATCAAGGCCGAGGGCTACAACGCGGTGTCGCTGTACTTCGACTGGGCCTACCACTCCCCCGCACCCGGCCAGTACGACTTCGGCGGCGTCCGCGACGTCGACGAGCTGCTCGACATCGCCCAGCAGACCGGGTTGTACGTCATCGCCCGCCCCGGGCCGTACATCAACGGCGAGACCAACGGCGGCGGGTTCCCCGGCTGGCTGACCACGCAGGCGGGCCGGGCACGCAGCGACGCACCGGACTACCTCGCGGCCGCCGACGAGTGGCTGCACCACATCGATGCGATCCTGGCCCGCCACCAGTACACCAACGGCACCGGGCCGGTGATCCTCTACCAGATCGAGAACGAACTCGCCTCGACCGGGACCGCGCAGAAGAACTACCTGCAGCACCTGTACGAGATGGCTCGCCAGGACGGCATCACGGTGCCGATCTTCCACAACGACAAGGGCCGCAACGGCGTGTGGGTGCCCACCGGCAGCGACGTGCCCGGCACGGTCGAGGGACCGACCGACCTGTACGCGTTCGACGGCTACGGCGGCGGTTCCTGCCACAGCAACAACACCCCCGGATCGCCCACCGTCGCACCGGACTGGGGCATCTGGGGCGCCGGCGGTGCCAAGGGCGGCTCGACCGCCTCGCCCAACACCCCCGGTTTCGTCGCCGAGCGCGGCGGCGGCTGGTTCGACTACTGGGGCGGTCCGGGCAGCTACGAGTGCATGTCGAAGCAGGAGGGCTCCGGCTACGAGCGGGTCACCTACGGCACCGACATCGCCAACCGGCTGAGCATCCACAACGTCTACATGACCTACGGCGGCACCTCCTGGGGCTGGCTGCCCGCGCCGGTGGTCTACAGCTCGTACGACTACGGCGCCGCGATCAGCGAGGCCCGGCAGATCCGGCCGAAGGCCACCACGATGAAACAACTCGGCCTGTTCCTGCAGAGCGTCGAGCCGGTGACCAAGGTCGACAAGGGTGACCCGATCACGCCGTCGAGTTCCGAGATCAAGGTCTACCACGACGTCAATCCCGACACCGGAACCCACTTCTACGTGGCGATGCACGACCCGTCCAACGCCACGACCGACACCGCGTTCAGCTTCCCGGTCGACACCGCGGACGGCAGCTACACCGTGCCGCAGCAGGGTCGGCTGCGCATCGACGGGCAGGACGCCAAGATCCTCACCGCGAACTACGACCTGGACTCCGCGGCCGGCACCGCCAGCCCACACCTGGTCTACTCCACCTCGCAGATCATGACCCACCTCGACACGGGCAAAGGCCAGCTGGCGCTGCTGTACGCGCCGCACGGCGAGGACGGCGAGACCGTGCTGCGCTACGACAGCGAGCCGACGGTGCAGGTGCTGTCCGGATCGGTGGCGAGCAGCTACGACGCCACCAGCGGCGACCTGCGGCTCGACTACGTGCACGACGGTCTCGCCCGGGTCCGGATCAGCGGCGGCGGGCGGGATCCGCTGACGCTGCTGCTGGCCGACACCGACACCGCCGGTACGTTCTGGCAGCAGGACACCGCGGCCGGCCCGGTCCTGGAACGCGGCCCGGAACTGGTCCGCACGGCGGCCTCGCACGGCGCCAGCCTGCACCTGACCGGCGACACGACCGACCCCGCCCCGCTGGAGGTGTGGGGCCCGGCCAAGATCCGGTCGATCGTCTGGAACGGCGACGACGTGGCCACCAAGGCCCAGCCAGACGGCAGCCTGCTCGCCACCTCGAAGCTGCCCGGCGCGCAGGCGGTGACGCTGCCCGACCTGGGCACCGCCACCTGGCAGACCGCGGCCGGCTCGCCGGAATCGACGCCCGCATTCGACGACTCCGGCTGGCAGCACGCCGACCGGACCACGACGAACTCCACCACCAAGCCGCCGGCGGGCCAACCGGTACTGACCGCCGACGACTACGGCTTCCACCAGGGCGACGTCTGGTACCGCGGCCGCTACACCGGCGGCTCGGACGCCAGTACGATCGCGCTGCGCTACGGCGGTGGCGGCGCCGGCATGCTGCAGGCCTGGCTGGACGGCGTCTACCTCGGCCAGGACGTGCTCAAGACCGGCGCCAGCAGCCCGCCGACCACCGGTACCGCCACGTTCACGGTGCCCGAGCGGTTGCGTACCAACGGTTCGCACGTGCTGTCGGTGATGGTCCGCAACGACGGCCACAACGAGGACGGCGGCGTCAACGACGCGCACAAGGAGGGGCGTGGGCTGATCGCGGCCACGATGACCGACTCGGCAGGTAGCCCGGCGCAGCCGGCCATCAGCTGGCGCATCCAGGGCAACCTGGGCGGCGAGAACATCGTCGACACCGCCCGCGGGGTGATGAACGCCAGCGGTCTCTACGGCGAGCGGCACGGCTGGCAGCTTCCCGGCTACCCCGACGGCTCCTGGGCGAACACCACCCTTCCACAGGCCGGCGCGGCGCCCGGCACCACCTGGTACCGCACCCGCGTGTCGCTGAACGTACCGGCGGACGACGACGCCTCGATCGGCCTGACCATCGGCGATCCCGACACCGCCCGGTCGGACGCGAACTACCGGGCGCTGATCTACGTCAACGGCTGGAACGTCGGCCAGTACATCGCCGACGTCGGCCCGCAGCACACCTTCCCGGTGCCCGACGGCATCCTGAACCCGCGGGGCGACAACACCATCGCGCTGGCCGTGACCAGCGACGGCGGCCCCGGCAACGGGCCGGAGAAGGTGGCGCTGACCGACCTGGGCACCGTGCGCGGTGGCGTCACGGTGCACCAGAACCACGCCCCGAACTGGAGCGCCAGCGTCTACGGCCGGCCCACGTTGCCGAGCCGGGCCTCCGTCACCCCGCTGACCAGTACCGACATACCGGATCAGCCGAAGCCCGGGGACAGCTTCACCGTCGGCGGTGTGCTGCGCAACGACGCGGGCGGGACCCTCACGGCCATCGACGCCCGCCTGGACGTACCCACCGGCTGGAGCGCCACCGCGGTCCGGCAGGCACCGGCCATGCTTGCGCCGGGCGCGACGGTACCGCTGAGTTGGCGGGTCACGGTCGGCTCCGATGCGCCGGCCGGCGCGTACTCCCTGGCCGCGATCGTCGGCTACCGGCAGGACGGCGCCACCGCCCGGGCCGGATCCACCTACCCGGTCACGATCCGCCCCGCCGGGCTGGTGTACGTCAGCGACCTTCCGTTCGTCTCCGCGACGAACGGCTACGGCCCCGTCGAACGCGACACCAACGTCGGCGGCAGCGGCGCCGGGGACGGGAGCCCGATCACCATCCGCGGTACCACCTACGCCAAGGGCGTGGGTACCAACGCGGTCAGCACCGTGGTCCTCGATCTCGCCGGAAAGTGCACCTCGTTCAGCAGCTACGCGGGTGTCGACGACTCCGCTGGCGGGAAGGGTTCGGTCACCTTCACCGTGCTCGCCGACGGCCGGACGGTGGCGAGTACCGGCGTGCTGACCGGAACCACCGCAGCCCAGCACCTGACCGCCGATGTCACCGGCGTGCACGAACTGGTCCTGCAGGTCGGTGACGCCGGCGACGGCATCGGCCACGACAACGCCGACTGGGCCGACGCCCAACTCACCTGCACCGGCTGA